The following coding sequences lie in one Osmerus mordax isolate fOsmMor3 chromosome 13, fOsmMor3.pri, whole genome shotgun sequence genomic window:
- the calca gene encoding calcitonin/calcitonin-related polypeptide, alpha codes for MVILRLSALLLAYTLVMCQMYSSHAAPARTGLETMSERVTLTDYEARRLLNAIVKEFVQMTSEELDQQVNTDENSVTAQKRACNTATCVTHRLADFLSRSGGMGSSKFVPTNVGAKAFGRRRRDSPM; via the exons ATGGTGATCCTGaggctctctgctctgctccttgCCTACACCCTGGTCATGTGTCAGATGTACAGCTCACATGCTGCCCCAGCCAG AACCGGTCTGGAGACCATGTCGGAGCGCGTCACGCTAACCGACTATGAGGCCCGGAGGCTTCTCAACGCTATTGTCAAGGAGTTTGTTCAAATGACTTCAGAGGAGCTGGACCAACAAGTCAACACTGATGAAAACAG TGTGACGGCCCAAAAGCGTGCGTGCAACACGGCCACCTGTGTGACCCACCGCTTAGCTGACTTCCTCAGTCGATCGGGGGGGATGGGCAGCAGCAAGTTTGTCCCCACCAACGTGGGCGCCAAGGCATTCGGACGACGAAGGAGAGACAGCCCAATGTGA